From the Anolis carolinensis isolate JA03-04 unplaced genomic scaffold, rAnoCar3.1.pri scaffold_20, whole genome shotgun sequence genome, one window contains:
- the bdh1 gene encoding D-beta-hydroxybutyrate dehydrogenase, mitochondrial, which yields MAAIILADTCISLALAQPAMKAQLFRKTTSRLWSLSKFCSSVMNVRGQRSYGTEVEKIGERPVLITGCDSGFGFRLAKHLHGKGFIVYAGCLQKAQGKGGSKDLDDMKSDRMRTIQLDVCSNEDVARALDHVTASLKNPEAGLWGVVNNAGISTFGEVEFTSMDTYKKLAEVNLWGTVRTTKAFLPLIRRAKGRVVNITSMLGRMASPARSPYCITKFAVEAFSDCLRYEMQPHEVKVCIVEPGNFIAGTSLYSSEGIKATAEKMWNEMPETVRQDYGRKYFDEQVAKMETYCQSGSTDLSPVIESITHALTSPSPYTRYHPMDYYWWLRMQVMTHLPGAISDRLYIY from the coding sequence ATGGCAGCCATCATCCTAGCTGATACATGCATCTCTTTAGCTCTTGCTCAGCCAGCTATGAAAGCCCAACTGTTCAGAAAAACCACCAGCAGACTTTGGTCTCTTTCAAAATTTTGTTCTTCTGTCATGAACGTGAGGGGGCAGCGCTCCTACGGCACAGAAGTAGAAAAGATTGGCGAGCGACCTGTCCTCATCACTGGCTGTGACTCTGGGTTTGGTTTCCGGCTGGCCAAGCACCTACATGGAAAGGGTTTCATTGTCTATGCTGGTTGCCTACAGAAGGCGCAAGGCAAGGGAGGCTCCAAAGACCTGGATGACATGAAAAGCGATCGCATGAGAACCATTCAGCTCGATGTCTGTAGCAACGAAGATGTGGCACGTGCATTGGACCATGTAACTGCCTCTCTGAAGAACCCAGAGGCTGGACTGTGGGGTGTAGTCAACAACGCTGGGATCTCCACTTTTGGGGAGGTAGAGTTCACCAGCATGGACACCTATAAAAAACTGGCTGAGGTGAATCTCTGGGGGACCGTCCGCACTACAAAGGCCTTCCTGCCTCTCATCCGGAGGGCCAAGGGTCGCGTTGTGAATATAACCAGCATGCTGGGGCGGATGGCAAGCCCAGCTCGCTCCCCTTATTGCATCACCAAGTTTGCTGTGGAAGCCTTCTCTGACTGTCTGCGCTATGAGATGCAACCCCATGAGGTCAAGGTCTGCATCGTGGAACCCGGAAATTTCATTGCAGGCACAAGCCTGTACAGCTCTGAAGGCATCAAGGCCACTGCCGAGAAGATGTGGAATGAGATGCCTGAAACAGTGCGGCAGGATTATGGACGGAAGTATTTTGATGAGCAAGTGGCCAAGATGGAGACATACTGCCAAAGTGGCTCCACAGACCTTTCTCCTGTCATCGAGAGCATCACTCATGCTCTGACTTCTCCCTCTCCCTATACTCGGTACCATCCCATGGACTATTACTGGTGGCTACGCATGCAAGTGATGACTCACTTGCCAGGTGCTATTTCGGATCGCCTGTACATTTATTAA